A region of the Triplophysa rosa linkage group LG5, Trosa_1v2, whole genome shotgun sequence genome:
gtcgcaccggtgcgacctcagattttttttagtcgcaccattgagaaattaggtcgcatgtgcgaccaaattggtcgcactctagagccctgaaaatttacttatttacttgttccaaacctatataaattacTTGGTTCTGCTGAACACTAACAAAGATATTTGAAGTAAAGTTTACAAGTTTCAGTTCTGgtgcaccattgactgccatagtagaaaatattaatgtatatattgtttttatatattttgttttattaatataatttttttactgATTTTGACAGATCTGTTTCTCCAAACCACATAGAGATTGGAATACAGAAATAATTCCTGTTATTCTACAAGTGAAGGAGCCACTTTAACATGACTGATACAGACACATCTGGAATGATAAATGAAGATACTGAGGAACACAGAGGTTGGTGTTTGTTGGTGTTTCATTAATGATTTGTAAGAAACATTAAAGTAATATCACTACAATTTTATAAAGATTTATGCTCTTAAAATGAGAATGACAGGAAAAAAACTAACAAGTCGCAAAAATATATGTTTCATTTTAGACCTAATGGAGCTGGAAGAAACATCAGGATCATCAAGGAAGCAAAAAACCGAAGCAAGCAAATGTTTTACTTGCTCTCGTTGTGGAAAAGGATTCGACAGCAAAGGACACCTCGCGGCGCACATGAGAATCCACAACAGAGAAAAGTCTGTCATCTGTCCTCGATGTGAAAAATGCTTCCCAAACAAAGAAACACTTGCAAATCACACTAAAGAGTGCCCTTATATatgttctcagtgtggaaagagtttcatacACAAAGGAAATTTTGAAgtgcacatgagaattcacactggagaacaCCCGTACacttgtcctcagtgtggaaagagttatATACAGAAACGAAGTCTCACAGAgcacatgagagttcacactggagagcgtccacacacatgtcctcagtgtggaaagggttTCGTACAGAAAGGCAATCTTAAGACccacatgagagttcacactgaaCAAAACCCACACACGTGTGttgagtgtggaaagagttacaAGAGTGAAATTCGTCTTACAGCCCACATGATAATTCACACAGGACAAAGCCCATACtcttgtgttcagtgtggaaagagtttcggACAGAAAGGCAATCTGGATTAtcacatgagagttcacactggagagcggccgtacacatgtgttcagtgtggaaagagttacaTAAAGAAACAAAGTCTCACAgggcacatgagaattcacaccggagagcGTCCAcacacatgtcctcagtgtggaaagagttacaAGAGCAAAACTGGTCTTGCAGCCCACATGATAATTCACACAGGACAAAGCCCATACtcttgtgttcagtgtggaaagggttTCGGACAGAAATGCAATCTGGATTATCACATGACAGTTCACACCAGAGAGCGGCCGTacacatgtgttcagtgtggaaagagtttcagagAGAAGAAATCTCATAAActgcacatgagaattcacaccggagagcGCCTGTACacttgtcctcagtgtggaaagaatTACACACAGAAAGGCAATCTGGATTATCACATGAGAGgtcacactggagagcggccatacacatgtgttcagtgtggaaagagtttcatacAGAAAGGCAATCTGGATAATCATATGAGAGTTCACACCGGAGAGCGCCCGTacacatgtgttcagtgtggaaagggttTCACAACCAAGGGAAGCCTTAAAATTCACATGAGACTTCATCCTGGAGAAAGCCCAGATAGcaagagagcagatgaaaaccattgaaacaatttttttaacattgatgaTTTTTCAATGTCAGTGGCATTGAAAAAATGTAACTTGCATCTGTAATTAAtgttgaataaatgtggaaatgtcAACTATCCAGCagtattgtgatcagtgttttctttagttgggctcttgactctttcattgtttattatcatcaataaaaacacttttgctGTGGTACAGAAAGAGGTGTTAAGTTGGAGTGGTTTACTTTAGTGTCAAACATTTCTATGCCTTATTCCCTACAGCTGTGGCAGTACAGGGCTTGTCAATGTCAAAATGTTGACAGatcaaatgataaaaaacagTGTTCACAGAgccaattaaattaaacaggcCAAACTTTGCTGTAGGCAGATGGGCACTAAACAGAAACCATGCGTGAATCCCAGTTTTAATGTGTAGTGCTTTGCGAGTTTATGCTcgatttcacagacaaggcttaaaggggtagttcacccaaaaaagaaagttctgtcatgatttaattaccctcgtgtcatttcaaacctgtatgacattctttttccgcagaacacaaaagaagatattttgaagaatgttgataaccgaacagaggtggcacccattgacttctattgtatgaacacaaaaccaatgcaagtgaatgggtgccatcactgttcggtcaacaacatttttcaaaatatcttcttttgtgttctgcagtagaaagaaaggcatacaggtttgaaatgaaaagaaggtttgtaaatgattttgggtgactagtcccagactaaaatgaatgtttgagctgtcttaactgaaaataccttgcaaaaACCAtcttaacatacagtatatcagtgccattgttttgtcaccCATACAACAACACTGAACACTCTACAAAAACTGTATCTCACATGTAACAAGAAGGGTTTATGTTccctttctttgtgttccaaTCGTTTAATCATTTCTTTATAGTACAGCTGTTTTCCTTTCTAAAACACTTACTGTAAGTGCTCAACCCATTGGGGAAGAAGGGACAAACACGACTCTTGGGTTTTAAGTAAACCTACAGTATACGGTTATTTCAGGATAAAATGTTTGGTTAAGTTAattgttttacaaaaatgtcaatACTTAACATCTACGGGCATAACAAATGAAATACTCTGATATCtgaattttaaaattatttatgttACACAGCATACAGTTATTCTGAGTCAGATGAGAAAAATCCTCCTATCACTTCTAGTCAGTaatccagtacagtacagtCTCTCTGTCTCAACCATTCACttgctgctattagcaaaacattttctATCTGACTACATTTATAGATGTgtaaattaagatgataaaaGCTTATTGTTTTTGCCAGAATACTTTCTGTATTGCCCATTGCCCACTGTGTGAATGCAGCGTCCATTAACACTGATAAAGTACCTTGTGAATAGTTGTTGTTTTTCATCTTTAATCATTCATAAAATTCACATGTCTTTTaatgtggaaagagtttcacaacAAACATTCTTGACGtccattattgttttatttcataacaATGGTGTCTAGGGAtttacaatgtgcaaaatatttCATCAGCaatgttgaaaaataaaatgttaggcTTACTTAAATGGCCAATAAGTGGAAACAATTTTTGACTCAATTTTTAATTCAGCGTGCTTCATTGGCATGacaaaaatta
Encoded here:
- the LOC130554991 gene encoding gastrula zinc finger protein XlCGF57.1-like: MTDTDTSGMINEDTEEHRDLMELEETSGSSRKQKTEASKCFTCSRCGKGFDSKGHLAAHMRIHNREKSVICPRCEKCFPNKETLANHTKECPYICSQCGKSFIHKGNFEVHMRIHTGEHPYTCPQCGKSYIQKRSLTEHMRVHTGERPHTCPQCGKGFVQKGNLKTHMRVHTEQNPHTCVECGKSYKSEIRLTAHMIIHTGQSPYSCVQCGKSFGQKGNLDYHMRVHTGERPYTCVQCGKSYIKKQSLTGHMRIHTGERPHTCPQCGKSYKSKTGLAAHMIIHTGQSPYSCVQCGKGFGQKCNLDYHMTVHTRERPYTCVQCGKSFREKKSHKLHMRIHTGERLYTCPQCGKNYTQKGNLDYHMRGHTGERPYTCVQCGKSFIQKGNLDNHMRVHTGERPYTCVQCGKGFTTKGSLKIHMRLHPGESPDSKRADENH